The following are encoded in a window of Megachile rotundata isolate GNS110a chromosome 2, iyMegRotu1, whole genome shotgun sequence genomic DNA:
- the LOC100879689 gene encoding ribokinase isoform X1 — protein sequence MSPGITVVGSCMIDFTCFSPRLPKSGETLIGNNYEIKYGGKGANQCIVASRLGASTAMVASLGNDIYAQEYLKIFKKENIDASHVQIQPNQHSGIAHITVADNGENSIVAVLGSNSLLSPKQVDSAINLIRDSNVLLCQFEIPLETTLYALKLYKGHGLSILNGAPVIENIDLELLKFCDIFCVNESETEAITGVEPMGSLNMQKAIDILLDKGCNTVILTLGERGAAYASKNDRTVKLVPTTSVQPIDTTGAGDAFLGAFAYFKAYHPELSMNECVRRACVIATESVLKIGTHASFPTRNDLSPDLFV from the exons atgtctcCAGGAATTACTGTTGTTGGTTCATGTATGATTGATTTTACTTG CTTCTCTCCACGTTTACCGAAATCTGGTGAAACATTAATTGGTAATAATTATGAGATAAAATATGGAGGTAAAGGTGCCAATCAGTGTATAGTAGCTAgcagacttggtgcttcaacgGCAATGGTTGCTTCT TTAGGTAATGATATTTACGCGCAAGaatatttaaagatatttaaGAAAGAAAATATAGATGCTTCGCATGTTCAAATACAACCAAATCAACACAGTGGTATAGCGCATATAACTGTTGCAGACAATG GCGAGAATAGCATAGTAGCCGTGTTAGGATCAAATTCGTTGTTAAGTCCGAAACAAGTGGATTCTGCAATAAACCTTATCAGGGATAGCAATGTTTTATTATGCCAATTCGAAATACCTTTAGAAACCACATTATATGCTTTAAAGCTTTATAAAGGCCATG GTCTGTCAATTTTGAATGGAGCTCCTGTTATAGAAAACATTGATCTGGAATTGCTAAAATTTTGCGATATATTCTGTGTCAATGAGAGCGAG ACAGAGGCTATAACTGGAGTGGAACCTATGGGATCTTTGAACATGCAGAAAGCTATTGATATACTATTAGATAAGGGTTGCAATACGGTGATACTTACTCTTGGAGAACGAGGAGCTGCATATGCATCCAAGAATGACAGAACTGTTAAATTGGTCCCTACCACATCTGTTCAACCCATAGATACAACA GGAGCTGGAGATGCATTTCTGGGCGCTTTTGCATATTTCAAAGCTTACCACCCAGAACTATCAATGAACGAGTGTGTGCGAAGAGCTTGTGTGATCGCTACAGAATCGGTGTTGAAAATCGGTACGCACGCGAGCTTTCCAACCAGGAACGATCTGTCGCCTGATTTgttcgtttga
- the LOC100879689 gene encoding ribokinase isoform X3, which produces MSPGITVVGSCMIDFTCFSPRLPKSGETLIGNNYEIKYGGKGANQCIVASRLGASTAMVASLGNDIYAQEYLKIFKKENIDASHVQIQPNQHSGIAHITVADNGLSILNGAPVIENIDLELLKFCDIFCVNESETEAITGVEPMGSLNMQKAIDILLDKGCNTVILTLGERGAAYASKNDRTVKLVPTTSVQPIDTTGAGDAFLGAFAYFKAYHPELSMNECVRRACVIATESVLKIGTHASFPTRNDLSPDLFV; this is translated from the exons atgtctcCAGGAATTACTGTTGTTGGTTCATGTATGATTGATTTTACTTG CTTCTCTCCACGTTTACCGAAATCTGGTGAAACATTAATTGGTAATAATTATGAGATAAAATATGGAGGTAAAGGTGCCAATCAGTGTATAGTAGCTAgcagacttggtgcttcaacgGCAATGGTTGCTTCT TTAGGTAATGATATTTACGCGCAAGaatatttaaagatatttaaGAAAGAAAATATAGATGCTTCGCATGTTCAAATACAACCAAATCAACACAGTGGTATAGCGCATATAACTGTTGCAGACAATG GTCTGTCAATTTTGAATGGAGCTCCTGTTATAGAAAACATTGATCTGGAATTGCTAAAATTTTGCGATATATTCTGTGTCAATGAGAGCGAG ACAGAGGCTATAACTGGAGTGGAACCTATGGGATCTTTGAACATGCAGAAAGCTATTGATATACTATTAGATAAGGGTTGCAATACGGTGATACTTACTCTTGGAGAACGAGGAGCTGCATATGCATCCAAGAATGACAGAACTGTTAAATTGGTCCCTACCACATCTGTTCAACCCATAGATACAACA GGAGCTGGAGATGCATTTCTGGGCGCTTTTGCATATTTCAAAGCTTACCACCCAGAACTATCAATGAACGAGTGTGTGCGAAGAGCTTGTGTGATCGCTACAGAATCGGTGTTGAAAATCGGTACGCACGCGAGCTTTCCAACCAGGAACGATCTGTCGCCTGATTTgttcgtttga
- the LOC100879689 gene encoding ribokinase isoform X4 — protein sequence MVASLGNDIYAQEYLKIFKKENIDASHVQIQPNQHSGIAHITVADNGENSIVAVLGSNSLLSPKQVDSAINLIRDSNVLLCQFEIPLETTLYALKLYKGHGLSILNGAPVIENIDLELLKFCDIFCVNESETEAITGVEPMGSLNMQKAIDILLDKGCNTVILTLGERGAAYASKNDRTVKLVPTTSVQPIDTTGAGDAFLGAFAYFKAYHPELSMNECVRRACVIATESVLKIGTHASFPTRNDLSPDLFV from the exons ATGGTTGCTTCT TTAGGTAATGATATTTACGCGCAAGaatatttaaagatatttaaGAAAGAAAATATAGATGCTTCGCATGTTCAAATACAACCAAATCAACACAGTGGTATAGCGCATATAACTGTTGCAGACAATG GCGAGAATAGCATAGTAGCCGTGTTAGGATCAAATTCGTTGTTAAGTCCGAAACAAGTGGATTCTGCAATAAACCTTATCAGGGATAGCAATGTTTTATTATGCCAATTCGAAATACCTTTAGAAACCACATTATATGCTTTAAAGCTTTATAAAGGCCATG GTCTGTCAATTTTGAATGGAGCTCCTGTTATAGAAAACATTGATCTGGAATTGCTAAAATTTTGCGATATATTCTGTGTCAATGAGAGCGAG ACAGAGGCTATAACTGGAGTGGAACCTATGGGATCTTTGAACATGCAGAAAGCTATTGATATACTATTAGATAAGGGTTGCAATACGGTGATACTTACTCTTGGAGAACGAGGAGCTGCATATGCATCCAAGAATGACAGAACTGTTAAATTGGTCCCTACCACATCTGTTCAACCCATAGATACAACA GGAGCTGGAGATGCATTTCTGGGCGCTTTTGCATATTTCAAAGCTTACCACCCAGAACTATCAATGAACGAGTGTGTGCGAAGAGCTTGTGTGATCGCTACAGAATCGGTGTTGAAAATCGGTACGCACGCGAGCTTTCCAACCAGGAACGATCTGTCGCCTGATTTgttcgtttga
- the LOC100879689 gene encoding ribokinase isoform X2: MNCFSPRLPKSGETLIGNNYEIKYGGKGANQCIVASRLGASTAMVASLGNDIYAQEYLKIFKKENIDASHVQIQPNQHSGIAHITVADNGENSIVAVLGSNSLLSPKQVDSAINLIRDSNVLLCQFEIPLETTLYALKLYKGHGLSILNGAPVIENIDLELLKFCDIFCVNESETEAITGVEPMGSLNMQKAIDILLDKGCNTVILTLGERGAAYASKNDRTVKLVPTTSVQPIDTTGAGDAFLGAFAYFKAYHPELSMNECVRRACVIATESVLKIGTHASFPTRNDLSPDLFV, from the exons ATGAATTG CTTCTCTCCACGTTTACCGAAATCTGGTGAAACATTAATTGGTAATAATTATGAGATAAAATATGGAGGTAAAGGTGCCAATCAGTGTATAGTAGCTAgcagacttggtgcttcaacgGCAATGGTTGCTTCT TTAGGTAATGATATTTACGCGCAAGaatatttaaagatatttaaGAAAGAAAATATAGATGCTTCGCATGTTCAAATACAACCAAATCAACACAGTGGTATAGCGCATATAACTGTTGCAGACAATG GCGAGAATAGCATAGTAGCCGTGTTAGGATCAAATTCGTTGTTAAGTCCGAAACAAGTGGATTCTGCAATAAACCTTATCAGGGATAGCAATGTTTTATTATGCCAATTCGAAATACCTTTAGAAACCACATTATATGCTTTAAAGCTTTATAAAGGCCATG GTCTGTCAATTTTGAATGGAGCTCCTGTTATAGAAAACATTGATCTGGAATTGCTAAAATTTTGCGATATATTCTGTGTCAATGAGAGCGAG ACAGAGGCTATAACTGGAGTGGAACCTATGGGATCTTTGAACATGCAGAAAGCTATTGATATACTATTAGATAAGGGTTGCAATACGGTGATACTTACTCTTGGAGAACGAGGAGCTGCATATGCATCCAAGAATGACAGAACTGTTAAATTGGTCCCTACCACATCTGTTCAACCCATAGATACAACA GGAGCTGGAGATGCATTTCTGGGCGCTTTTGCATATTTCAAAGCTTACCACCCAGAACTATCAATGAACGAGTGTGTGCGAAGAGCTTGTGTGATCGCTACAGAATCGGTGTTGAAAATCGGTACGCACGCGAGCTTTCCAACCAGGAACGATCTGTCGCCTGATTTgttcgtttga